Genomic window (Nomia melanderi isolate GNS246 chromosome 14, iyNomMela1, whole genome shotgun sequence):
TATACGAAATGGTAGTGTACTCTTGCTTCTCTGCAATTTTgtatcaaatatattaaaatctgCTTTCCTTAATGCatctaaataattttctaaacaaaGTATTGGAAGAAAGATTACACGTATATCTTTCTCTAATTTATGGGTAAGAGATATCgcctataattataaaatattttcaattagaattcacacattaaaatgtaaattttgtgttatattaaatttatttatttaaaactattttcattttattcaaaaaatatttttaccataTCTAAATGCTGTTTCCCATAAGAAGCAATATCATATATTGCATCTTGAAGACCTTGGTTAGTTTGACCTTGAAATATAGCTTCTGTAGAAACAccatgtttcattaaaatatcttgcGGTAGCATATTCACTCTAATATTTGCATTACGAGGAACTGatcgaattaaattaatgattccTTGAGCTTTGCCCAAATGACTTGCAGCATGGTCTGCATTAACATCAGTAATACCATGACCCtctaataatagataataaatggAAGATGTACTATATTCTGCATATTTTTCTATTGCATTCATATTAAGCAACAAACAATTATTAAGATATTCTGAGCGAACATCTATTAGACGTTTAAAATAACGTTTAGATAAGGAACACTTTTCTTTCAATACCTgtaaataatcttattaaaaatgccataacatttattaaattaatactaaatgaaataaGTTGCAAAACAATACTCTATCTAATTCCAACATAACAGGAATTCTCGGAGGATTTCCATTGTATGTATTATTCAACGCATCTGTCCAAAATTTTAGCTTCATTTGTCCTATTTTAGAGTCATATACTTGTTCTAGTACTAGAGCCACTTCTACGTTAAATGCACGAATTGAAAATCCAATTGATCTAGTTTTAGATGATAATGGTAATGtgcatatataattttcatggtcatattttctgagaaaaagtAAAATGACAGTAAGATATAAAAACtttccatttttcttatttgaaaGAAACTTTACAATTTGTAGAAATTCAAGTTccttaaaaattctataattttctgtaaattgttgttttaatttat
Coding sequences:
- the sicily gene encoding NADH dehydrogenase (ubiquinone) complex I, assembly factor 6 homolog sicily; the encoded protein is MTGRGLLNVVRIIQSHILKYSSVATKQTPAEYCHELVRKYDHENYICTLPLSSKTRSIGFSIRAFNVEVALVLEQVYDSKIGQMKLKFWTDALNNTYNGNPPRIPVMLELDRVLKEKCSLSKRYFKRLIDVRSEYLNNCLLLNMNAIEKYAEYSTSSIYYLLLEGHGITDVNADHAASHLGKAQGIINLIRSVPRNANIRVNMLPQDILMKHGVSTEAIFQGQTNQGLQDAIYDIASYGKQHLDMAISLTHKLEKDIRVIFLPILCLENYLDALRKADFNIFDTKLQRSKSTLPFRILWKTFF